The following proteins come from a genomic window of Lolium rigidum isolate FL_2022 chromosome 5, APGP_CSIRO_Lrig_0.1, whole genome shotgun sequence:
- the LOC124656739 gene encoding probable kinase CHARK, with the protein MATSFILRTHRLLLLLIVSYTIILELRPPMMSWTGHRYLKNYGTSVDNYYYLLIPPFCNITRKGGGWVNEMFDSHEFRFHYLDMEWIFEPRNKTVVPLGVCEADKKMYYAYLMRVYLCATRLQWIAADVGHAAKAKEWIFLKPLSVTSFGGLFVISCLQKRVLFLFALFSCIAGLVSWWCSRRREEQTNEEVGRGAIPTPQFEEPAMPRRYHYDELAAATGNFSESQRIGQGGFGSVYCGFLNDGTGHIAIKVLSPESSAQGRKEFEAEVKIITRLSHRNVVRLLGWCDGENGGLLLVYELVSGGNLDKHLHSPDHHQLLTWHQRFEIALGLGCALRYLHTEVDKCVVHGDIKSSNVMIDSSGAAKLGDFGLARLLDHGAEPHTTETVAGTIGYIDPEFVNSRRPCTESDVYSFGIVLLEIASGRRPTPPPGQPCAASASATLLGRVREMYDRNAVLDAADSRLKGAFVEWEMERLLVTGLWCGHADSSQRPSMVQAMSFLQPEDAELRVPPPDAATHGGSRQLSVEMSHGSTRSSAASTYHTPPDTSYYLPTQE; encoded by the exons ATGGCCACCTCCTTCATCTTGAGAACCCATCGTTTGTTGCTGCTGCTCATCGTATCCTACACCATCATCTTGGAACTCCGTCCTCCCATGATGTCCTGGACCGGCCATCGTTACCTCAAGAACTATGGAACCTCCGTCGATAACTACTACTACCTCCTAATCCCTCCCTTCTGCAACATCAccaggaaaggaggaggatgggtCAACGAGATGTTCGACTCTCACGAGTTCCGCTTTCACTATCTCGATATGGAATGGATATTCGAGCCCCGCAACAAGACCGTCGTCCCCTTAGGCGTCTGCGAGGCTGATAAGAAGATGTATTACGCCTATTTGATGCGTGTCTATCTGTGCGCGACGAGACTCCAATGGATCGCCGCCGATGTCGGCCACGCCGCGAAGGCGAAGGAGTGGATATTTCTGAAGCCCCTGTCGGTTACGAGCTTCGGCGGGCTTTTCGTCATCTCATGCCTT CAAAAACGTGTACTGTTTCTCTTTGCGTTGTTCTCCTGCATTGCTGGGCTTGTGTCCTGGTGGTGCTCAAGAAGGAGAGAGGAGCAGACCAACGAAGAGGTGGGGCGAGGAGCAATTCCCACACCGCAGTTTGAAGAACCTGCAATGCCCCGGCGGTACCACTACGACGAACTGGCCGCCGCGACGGGTAACTTCTCGGAGAGCCAGCGGATCGGGCAGGGCGGATTCGGCTCGGTATACTGTGGCTTCTTGAACGACGGCACGGGTCACATCGCCATCAAGGTGCTCTCGCCGGAGTCGTCGGCGCAGGGAAGGAAGGAGTTCGAGGCCGAGGTCAAGATCATAACCCGGCTGAGCCATCGGAATGTTGTGCGGCTGCTGGGCTGGTGCGATGGCGAGAACGGCGGCCTCCTGCTCGTGTACGAGCTCGTGTCGGGAGGCAACCTCGACAAGCATCTCCATAGCCCTGACCATCATCAGCTCCTGACTTGGCACCAAAG ATTCGAGATCGCCCTCGGCCTTGGCTGCGCCTTGCGCTATCTCCACACGGAGGTAGATAAGTGCGTCGTGCACGGGGACATCAAGTCCAGCAACGTCATGATCGACTCGTCCGGCGCCGCCAAGCTCGGAGACTTCGGGCTGGCGAGGCTCCTCGACCACGGAGCCGAGCCGCACACTACGGAGACCGTCGCGGGAACCATCGGCTACATAGACCCGGAGTTCGTCAACAGCCGTAGGCCGTGCACGGAGTCCGACGTGTACAGCTTCGGCATCGTGCTCCTGGAGATCGCAAGCGGCAGGCGGCCGACGCCGCCTCCGGGGCAACCCTGTGCAGCTTCAGCTTCGGCGACGCTGCTGGGGCGTGTCCGCGAGATGTATGACCGGAACGCTGTCCTGGACGCGGCAGATTCGAGGCTGAAGGGAGCGTTCGTCGAGTGGGAGATGGAGCGCCTGCTCGTCACCGGGCTCTGGTGCGGGCACGCCGACAGTAGCCAGCGGCCGTCAATGGTGCAAGCTATGAGTTTTCTCCAGCCCGAAGATGCAGAGCTGCGGGTGCCTCCTCCAGACGCCGCGACGCACGGTGGTTCGAGGCAG CTGTCAGTGGAGATGAGCCACGGGTCCACGCGTTCATCTGCTGCTAGTACATACCACACTCCACCGGATACGAGTTACTACCTACCGACACAAGAATAA